From Alienimonas californiensis, a single genomic window includes:
- the leuC gene encoding 3-isopropylmalate dehydratase large subunit gives MSAPNLFDKVWDAHTVRTLPGGQTQLLIGLHLIHEVTSPQAFAMLRERDLKVAYPERTVATVDHIIPTDTQLRPLRDSLAEEMMEAIETNCRDFGVRLLSPDKGEQGIVHVVGPERGLTQPGMTIVCGDSHTSTHGAFGTIALGIGTSQVAHVLATGTMALAKPKVRKVSVDGELGPGVTAKDVALAIIRHLGVQGGVGYAYEYAGDVFRNMSMEERMTVCNMSIEGGARCGYVCPDETTVEYLRGRDAVPTGEEFERAAEWWLSLASPEDARYDDEVHLLASEIEPTVTWGINPGQSIGVGGTLPDPAELPEGERFAVEEALAYMGLEGGQRLEGTPIDVAFIGSCTNGRLSDLRQAAAVVQATGGRVPDRVRALVVPGSQRVRAAAEAEGLHTIFTEAGFDWRQAGCSMCLAMNPDKLQGRELCASSSNRNFKGRQGSPTGRTLLMSPAMVAAAALAGEVRDVRSVGARVAA, from the coding sequence ATGTCCGCCCCGAATCTGTTCGACAAAGTCTGGGACGCCCACACCGTCCGCACCCTGCCGGGCGGGCAGACCCAGTTGCTCATCGGCCTGCACCTCATCCACGAGGTCACCAGCCCGCAGGCCTTCGCGATGCTGCGGGAACGCGACCTGAAGGTCGCCTACCCGGAACGCACCGTCGCCACGGTGGACCACATCATCCCCACCGACACCCAGCTCCGCCCCCTGCGGGACAGTCTGGCCGAGGAGATGATGGAGGCCATCGAGACGAACTGCCGGGACTTCGGCGTGCGGCTGCTCTCCCCGGACAAGGGCGAGCAGGGCATCGTCCACGTCGTCGGCCCGGAGCGCGGCCTGACCCAGCCGGGCATGACGATCGTCTGCGGCGACTCGCATACCAGCACCCACGGCGCCTTCGGCACGATCGCCCTGGGCATCGGCACGAGTCAGGTCGCCCACGTGCTCGCCACCGGCACGATGGCGCTGGCCAAGCCGAAGGTCCGCAAGGTCAGCGTGGACGGGGAACTGGGCCCCGGCGTGACGGCGAAGGACGTGGCGCTGGCGATCATCCGGCACCTCGGCGTGCAGGGCGGCGTGGGTTACGCCTACGAGTACGCCGGCGACGTCTTCCGCAACATGTCGATGGAGGAGCGGATGACCGTCTGCAACATGTCCATCGAGGGCGGCGCCCGCTGCGGCTACGTCTGTCCGGACGAGACGACCGTCGAATACCTCCGCGGCCGCGACGCCGTCCCCACCGGCGAAGAGTTCGAGCGGGCCGCCGAGTGGTGGCTGAGTCTCGCCAGCCCGGAGGACGCCCGCTACGACGACGAGGTCCACCTGCTGGCCAGCGAGATCGAGCCGACCGTCACCTGGGGCATCAACCCCGGCCAGAGCATCGGCGTCGGCGGCACCCTCCCCGACCCGGCCGAACTGCCGGAGGGCGAACGCTTCGCCGTCGAGGAAGCCCTGGCCTACATGGGCCTGGAGGGCGGCCAACGGCTGGAGGGCACGCCGATCGACGTGGCCTTCATCGGCAGTTGCACGAACGGCCGGCTGAGCGACCTCCGCCAGGCCGCCGCGGTGGTGCAGGCGACCGGCGGCCGGGTCCCGGACCGCGTCCGGGCGCTGGTCGTCCCCGGCAGCCAACGCGTCCGGGCCGCCGCCGAGGCGGAGGGGCTGCACACGATCTTCACCGAGGCCGGCTTCGACTGGCGTCAGGCGGGCTGTTCGATGTGTCTGGCGATGAACCCGGACAAGCTGCAGGGCCGCGAACTCTGCGCCAGCAGCTCCAACCGCAACTTCAAGGGCCGCCAGGGCAGCCCCACCGGCCGCACCCTGCTGATGTCCCCCGCCATGGTCGCCGCCGCCGCCCTGGCCGGCGAGGTGCGCGACGTGCGGAGTGTCGGGGCGCGAGTCGCCGCTTGA
- a CDS encoding SAM-dependent methyltransferase, with product MSRTDDKTLAAARRAIAHLRETVNVPISVELWDGSREPLGENPRPELRVALAGPGAIGALLRRPTLENAVRLYATGQIEFRGGSLLEFGDLVRRPGDKALKKVSKRTLLKAALPFLFSKAETPVQHDYRGGDDTGRDAKKRDNQDYIRFHYDLGNDFYKLFLDPRMQYSCGYFTDWNNTLEQAQHDKLDMICRKLRLKEGEKMLDIGFGWGGLVIHAAQNYGVQAHGVTLSDEQYAYTSAKVKELGLEDRITLEIKDYSKLTGTYDKISSIGMYEHVGIDNLPAYFRTLYGLLRDRGILLNHGITRGSKGNTKKFRKMRPEHKLIAKYIFPGGELDHIGNTVQQLEARRFMVHDVENWREHYALTTRKWAERLAARKDEAIGMVGPERYRLWEAYLAGVSFAFQDGSLRIFQVVASKHSAKGPSELPPTRADLYEPRPNAA from the coding sequence GTGTCCCGGACCGACGACAAGACCCTCGCCGCGGCCCGCCGGGCGATCGCCCATCTGCGGGAGACCGTGAACGTCCCGATCAGCGTCGAGCTGTGGGACGGCAGCCGGGAACCGCTGGGCGAGAACCCCCGCCCGGAGCTGCGCGTCGCCCTCGCCGGGCCGGGGGCGATCGGGGCCCTGCTGCGGCGGCCCACGCTGGAGAACGCCGTCCGCCTGTACGCCACCGGGCAGATCGAGTTCCGCGGCGGCAGCCTGCTCGAGTTCGGCGACCTCGTCCGCCGTCCCGGCGATAAGGCCCTCAAAAAGGTTTCCAAGCGGACGCTGCTCAAAGCGGCCCTGCCGTTCCTGTTCAGCAAAGCCGAAACCCCCGTCCAGCACGACTACCGCGGCGGGGACGACACCGGCCGCGACGCGAAGAAGCGGGATAATCAGGATTACATCCGCTTCCACTACGACCTCGGCAACGACTTTTACAAGCTGTTCCTCGATCCGCGGATGCAATATTCCTGCGGGTATTTCACCGACTGGAACAACACCCTCGAACAGGCCCAGCACGACAAGCTGGACATGATCTGCCGCAAATTGCGGCTCAAAGAGGGCGAGAAGATGCTCGACATCGGCTTCGGCTGGGGCGGGCTCGTCATTCACGCCGCCCAGAACTACGGCGTGCAGGCCCACGGCGTGACGCTCTCCGACGAGCAGTACGCCTACACCTCCGCCAAGGTGAAGGAACTGGGGCTGGAAGATCGGATCACGCTGGAGATCAAGGACTATTCCAAGCTGACCGGGACGTACGATAAAATCTCGTCCATCGGCATGTACGAGCACGTCGGGATCGACAATCTGCCGGCCTATTTCCGCACCCTCTACGGTCTGCTGCGGGACCGCGGGATTCTGCTGAACCACGGCATTACCCGGGGGAGCAAGGGGAACACCAAAAAGTTCCGCAAGATGCGGCCGGAGCACAAACTGATCGCCAAGTATATCTTCCCCGGCGGGGAGCTGGACCACATCGGCAACACCGTGCAACAACTGGAGGCCCGGCGGTTTATGGTGCACGACGTGGAGAACTGGCGGGAGCACTACGCCCTGACCACCCGCAAATGGGCCGAACGGCTCGCGGCGAGGAAAGACGAGGCGATCGGGATGGTCGGCCCGGAACGCTACCGGCTGTGGGAGGCCTATCTGGCCGGGGTGAGCTTCGCCTTCCAGGACGGCAGCCTGCGGATCTTCCAGGTCGTCGCCAGCAAGCACTCCGCCAAGGGCCCCTCCGAACTGCCCCCGACCCGGGCCGACCTCTACGAACCGCGGCCGAACGCGGCGTGA